In a genomic window of Flavobacterium lipolyticum:
- a CDS encoding class I SAM-dependent methyltransferase: protein MTNTWTERWNDRYSAEEFAYGTAPNNYLKESLEKQDPGTILFPAEGEGRNAVYAAKLGWTVSAFDISSEGKNKALKLAESENVILDYQVGELETLEYQPGQFDAIALIYAHFPAEIKSSIHKTLDQYLRKGGCIIFEAFSKKHLDYLAINDKVGGPKDIASLFSMEEIQSDFPNYEIVTLEEKEIELNEGLFHNGKGSVIRFIGKKK from the coding sequence ATGACCAACACCTGGACCGAACGGTGGAACGACCGTTACAGCGCCGAAGAATTTGCTTACGGCACCGCACCCAACAATTATTTAAAAGAATCATTAGAAAAACAAGACCCCGGAACGATTCTTTTTCCCGCTGAGGGAGAAGGTCGAAATGCCGTTTATGCAGCTAAACTGGGCTGGACAGTTTCAGCATTTGATATTAGTTCGGAAGGCAAAAACAAAGCCCTTAAACTTGCCGAATCCGAAAATGTCATTCTGGATTATCAGGTTGGAGAACTCGAAACCTTAGAATATCAGCCGGGGCAATTCGATGCTATTGCTTTAATTTATGCACACTTTCCCGCAGAAATTAAATCGTCAATTCATAAAACACTTGATCAATACCTGCGCAAAGGCGGCTGTATCATTTTTGAAGCTTTCAGTAAAAAACATTTAGACTATCTCGCCATAAATGATAAAGTTGGCGGACCAAAAGATATTGCTTCTCTGTTTTCAATGGAAGAAATCCAATCTGATTTTCCCAATTATGAGATCGTCACACTGGAAGAAAAAGAAATTGAACTCAATGAGGGCCTTTTTCATAACGGAAAAGGTTCCGTAATCCGATTTATCGGAAAGAAAAAGTAA
- the cobA gene encoding uroporphyrinogen-III C-methyltransferase encodes MQSLKIPKLTIVGAGPGDAELITIKAIKVLKSAKVVLYDALVNEELLTYASNAEIIFVGKRLGCHAYTQDQINELIVSMARRYGHVVRLKGGDPFVFGRGSEEIEFAEQFGIETDIVPGISSALGVPASAGISITQRKVAESFWVITGTTSDHKLSKDIHLASQSAATVIILMGMHKLTEIISIYQENRKDNLPIAIIQNGTKESEQKVVGTIDTIVKLASEKSMTSPAIIVIGEVVRNTSDWISYFQEHFDDEFIFQNLNL; translated from the coding sequence ATGCAAAGTTTGAAAATACCAAAGTTAACGATTGTTGGAGCAGGACCGGGTGATGCCGAACTGATTACCATTAAAGCGATAAAAGTTTTAAAAAGCGCCAAAGTCGTTTTGTATGATGCATTAGTCAATGAAGAATTATTAACATACGCCTCAAATGCCGAAATTATTTTTGTTGGAAAACGATTGGGCTGTCATGCTTACACACAGGATCAGATTAACGAATTGATTGTTTCGATGGCAAGACGGTACGGGCATGTGGTTCGCTTAAAAGGAGGTGATCCGTTTGTTTTTGGAAGAGGAAGTGAAGAAATTGAATTTGCAGAACAGTTTGGAATTGAAACAGACATTGTTCCCGGAATCTCATCTGCTTTAGGAGTTCCGGCTTCGGCTGGAATTAGCATAACGCAGCGTAAGGTAGCTGAAAGTTTTTGGGTCATTACAGGAACGACTTCTGATCATAAATTATCTAAGGATATTCATTTGGCTTCTCAATCGGCGGCGACCGTAATTATTTTGATGGGAATGCATAAACTAACTGAAATCATATCGATTTATCAGGAGAATAGGAAAGACAATCTGCCTATTGCCATTATCCAAAACGGTACAAAAGAATCGGAACAGAAAGTAGTCGGAACGATTGATACCATTGTAAAATTGGCTTCCGAAAAAAGTATGACATCACCTGCTATTATTGTAATTGGTGAAGTAGTAAGAAACACTTCAGACTGGATCTCCTATTTTCAGGAACATTTTGACGATGAATTTATTTTTCAGAATTTAAACTTGTAA
- a CDS encoding molybdenum cofactor guanylyltransferase, which yields METLTAFILCGGKSSQLQSEKGLVLFRKKPFIEHIIGAILPVTQKIVLITESKEYDYLTYPKIPDVIADKGPLGGIYTALLQSETEFNLILSCDIPLISTELLQELLSKHTEEAGITVFASESRMHPLIGIYSRIMIPFIKKAIDGNELKVMDLLERIPHQIINLEESEVFHLSRINSADELDDLNVNLS from the coding sequence ATGGAAACACTTACAGCATTTATTCTTTGTGGAGGAAAAAGTTCTCAGCTGCAGTCGGAGAAAGGATTGGTTTTGTTTCGGAAAAAGCCGTTTATAGAGCACATTATCGGAGCCATTTTACCCGTAACTCAAAAGATTGTATTAATCACAGAATCTAAAGAATATGATTATCTCACTTATCCAAAAATACCGGATGTTATTGCAGATAAAGGTCCGCTAGGAGGAATTTATACAGCCTTACTACAATCTGAAACCGAATTTAATCTGATTTTGAGTTGTGATATTCCGTTAATTTCAACAGAATTATTGCAGGAACTTCTTTCTAAACATACAGAAGAAGCCGGAATTACAGTTTTTGCTTCAGAAAGCCGCATGCATCCGCTAATAGGAATTTATTCCAGAATAATGATTCCTTTTATTAAAAAAGCCATTGATGGTAATGAATTAAAAGTGATGGATTTGCTGGAAAGAATACCACACCAGATTATTAATCTGGAAGAAAGTGAAGTTTTTCACCTAAGCAGAATTAATTCGGCTGACGAATTAGACGATTTGAATGTCAATCTAAGTTAA
- a CDS encoding SusC/RagA family TonB-linked outer membrane protein, translating into MKKKLKIYSFLFLLLLSAGINAQNTTPLIQSKLDGTVVDDITNQPIIGASVVIKGTTHGVQTDAEGKFYFQTGQKFPYTLIITYIGYKKSEIIVEKNPITIHLKEERQELDELVVVGYGSQKRKDITGSVASVPKANLSQVTSSADNLLRGAIPGVVVTQSSGRPGASSSVRIRGGNSITAGNEPLYVVDGILIYNDNNNSTAGVANAGATVNVLSTINPGDIESIEVLKDASATAIYGSRGANGVVIITTKKGTKGQDNISYQGYIGFQNVPKKLNLMNASQWASLRNDVQASIGQAPSFSAAQIEALKTSGGYDWQSAVFRTAAPIQNHQLSFSGGDDRSRYAISAGYFQQDGIVIASDFKRISLRVNYERNYSQNFKFGVNANYSNSVANGIGTNGGSSAGRQPNPLVVALYQPPVVPIKNPDGSYNLTNNPYATAVNGIIANPINDLVSTTNETKINRILTSLFGEYKITKKLTAKVAVSGDVINTKQNYYAPATTATGAGTKGFGSVGDRLVSSVLNENTLNYNTNFGDNHKFSALGGYTLQYTQGEVVNAGAQFFVNDANTYNALQDGVPVKPSTDAFESVLKSWLTRVNYSYKGKYNFTLSGRADGSSRFGSKSLWGYFPSAGFSWNITEESFANNIKGLTEAKLRITAGTTGNQEIGNYLSLAQMGSVNYAYGGTLQTGLAPTRLANSDLKWEKTNQYNVGLDLSLLDRKINFVFDVYYKKTNDLLINVPVPLISGYATVLQNIGGVENKGIEIGLITENLKTEHFSWNSNFVFSANKNKVVAIGNGVDQFFPVVPNGSLLQQQPVTVKVGLPLGTFWGYKTNGIFQTQEEVNTQPKINSLANTKIGDRRYVDTNGDGVITALDKGNLGSSQPKFVGSFSNTISYHDFDLNFSFQGSYGGKVFNALNQQLEISTLGTNANVTLEDRWTPANPSNEVPRATSSPLGIVSERYIEDASFLRLKLITLGYTLPKSLSKRLGAKSVKFYVSAENLITWTKYTGYDPEVSSYEQNNLYPGIDFGAYPNSKTFISGLNVTF; encoded by the coding sequence ATGAAAAAAAAATTAAAAATATACTCATTCTTATTTCTCCTGCTCCTATCGGCGGGAATTAATGCCCAAAACACAACACCTCTTATTCAATCGAAACTCGACGGAACGGTTGTAGATGATATCACCAACCAACCCATTATTGGCGCTTCGGTAGTAATTAAAGGAACTACACACGGCGTTCAGACGGATGCCGAAGGGAAATTTTATTTTCAAACCGGACAGAAATTCCCTTACACCTTAATTATAACCTACATCGGATACAAAAAATCAGAGATTATAGTCGAAAAAAATCCGATCACGATTCATTTAAAAGAAGAACGTCAGGAGCTGGATGAACTGGTAGTTGTTGGGTACGGATCTCAAAAAAGAAAAGACATTACAGGTTCAGTCGCTTCAGTTCCAAAAGCCAATTTAAGTCAGGTGACCTCATCGGCAGATAACTTACTTCGAGGGGCTATACCGGGAGTGGTAGTTACACAAAGTTCGGGTCGTCCCGGTGCTTCATCCAGTGTTCGGATTAGAGGTGGAAACTCAATTACAGCCGGTAACGAACCGCTTTATGTGGTGGATGGAATTTTAATTTATAACGACAATAACAACAGTACGGCCGGAGTTGCCAATGCAGGAGCTACTGTCAATGTACTTTCGACGATTAATCCGGGTGATATCGAATCTATTGAAGTACTAAAAGATGCATCTGCAACGGCTATTTATGGATCACGCGGGGCAAACGGCGTGGTGATTATCACTACTAAAAAGGGAACAAAAGGTCAGGATAACATTTCCTATCAGGGCTATATTGGATTCCAAAATGTGCCGAAAAAGCTGAACTTAATGAATGCCAGCCAATGGGCAAGCTTACGCAATGATGTTCAGGCCAGTATTGGTCAGGCGCCTTCTTTTTCTGCTGCCCAGATCGAAGCTTTAAAAACTTCAGGAGGATACGACTGGCAATCGGCGGTTTTTAGAACTGCGGCACCGATTCAAAATCATCAATTGTCCTTTTCAGGAGGTGATGATCGCTCAAGGTATGCCATTTCAGCGGGGTATTTTCAACAGGACGGAATTGTAATTGCCTCCGATTTTAAACGTATTTCGTTGCGCGTCAATTACGAAAGAAACTATTCTCAGAACTTTAAATTTGGTGTAAATGCCAACTACAGCAATTCTGTTGCCAATGGTATTGGTACCAATGGCGGTTCTTCTGCCGGAAGACAGCCTAATCCGTTAGTGGTTGCTTTGTATCAGCCACCCGTAGTTCCGATCAAAAATCCTGACGGAAGCTATAATCTGACCAATAATCCCTATGCAACGGCTGTTAACGGGATAATTGCCAATCCGATAAATGATCTGGTGAGCACCACCAATGAAACTAAAATCAACCGAATTCTGACCAGTTTATTCGGTGAATATAAAATCACCAAAAAACTGACTGCAAAAGTTGCTGTTAGCGGTGATGTCATCAATACCAAACAAAATTACTATGCTCCGGCAACCACCGCTACCGGTGCCGGAACGAAAGGCTTTGGTTCTGTTGGAGACCGATTGGTGAGCTCTGTACTGAATGAAAACACTTTGAACTATAACACTAATTTTGGCGACAATCATAAATTTTCAGCCTTAGGCGGGTATACGCTTCAGTACACGCAAGGGGAAGTGGTGAATGCAGGAGCTCAATTCTTTGTAAACGATGCCAATACTTACAATGCTTTGCAAGACGGAGTTCCGGTAAAACCCTCCACGGATGCTTTCGAAAGTGTCTTAAAATCCTGGCTGACCAGGGTGAATTATTCGTATAAAGGAAAATACAACTTTACACTTTCCGGCCGCGCAGACGGATCTTCAAGATTTGGTTCAAAATCGCTTTGGGGTTATTTCCCATCAGCAGGTTTTTCCTGGAATATCACAGAGGAATCTTTCGCCAATAATATCAAGGGTTTAACGGAAGCTAAACTAAGAATAACAGCCGGAACTACCGGTAATCAGGAAATTGGAAATTACCTTTCTCTGGCTCAGATGGGTTCTGTAAATTATGCTTACGGAGGAACACTGCAAACCGGTTTAGCTCCTACCCGACTGGCCAATTCAGATTTGAAATGGGAGAAAACAAATCAATATAATGTAGGATTAGATTTGTCTTTATTAGACCGCAAAATCAATTTTGTTTTTGATGTATATTACAAAAAAACAAACGATTTACTAATCAATGTACCTGTTCCGCTGATTTCAGGATATGCAACTGTATTACAAAACATTGGTGGTGTTGAAAATAAAGGTATCGAGATTGGTCTGATCACGGAAAATCTAAAAACAGAACACTTTTCATGGAATTCTAACTTTGTTTTCTCAGCCAATAAAAACAAAGTAGTGGCTATCGGAAACGGAGTCGATCAATTTTTTCCTGTAGTACCAAACGGATCTTTATTACAGCAGCAACCCGTAACCGTAAAAGTAGGATTGCCACTGGGAACTTTCTGGGGATACAAAACCAATGGCATTTTCCAAACGCAGGAAGAAGTCAACACTCAGCCTAAAATAAACAGTTTAGCCAATACAAAAATTGGAGACCGAAGATATGTAGATACTAACGGAGATGGTGTAATTACAGCTTTGGACAAAGGAAATCTTGGAAGTTCACAACCAAAATTTGTCGGAAGTTTTAGCAACACCATTTCTTATCATGACTTTGATCTTAACTTTTCTTTTCAGGGATCTTATGGCGGTAAAGTATTCAATGCTTTAAATCAGCAATTGGAAATTTCGACCCTGGGTACCAATGCGAATGTAACTTTAGAAGACCGCTGGACACCAGCAAATCCGAGCAACGAAGTTCCAAGAGCCACCAGTTCTCCATTGGGGATTGTTTCAGAACGTTATATAGAAGATGCTTCTTTCTTAAGATTAAAACTAATCACCTTAGGCTATACTTTACCGAAAAGCCTTTCCAAAAGACTGGGTGCTAAGAGCGTTAAATTTTATGTCTCTGCCGAAAACTTAATTACATGGACCAAATACACCGGATACGATCCTGAAGTAAGCTCCTACGAACAAAACAACTTATACCCGGGAATTGATTTTGGCGCTTATCCCAATTCAAAAACATTCATCTCAGGCCTGAACGTAACTTTTTAA
- a CDS encoding RagB/SusD family nutrient uptake outer membrane protein — protein MKKIFITFLLSAGLLASCTDLEVTPTSFVTEDNYFKTQDDAIASVTAVYASLSLDPGEQSLFGRNLYFLTDMASDYAAAGVSATNPQVRALSSLTHDATSDRVQVAWRQIYAGINRANVAIDNIPKVAGSDAVKNRLILEAKFIRGLLYFQAVRLWGGVPIVLHEPTSIQLESLKSKRATVAEVYTQIISDLKDAEALPSTYPATDAGRATAGAAKAILTKVYLTRKDYPNAILKAREVINGGYGYALFENFQDIFTKTKKNGKEHIFSVQFEPNQAGNGSSGSTFQATSFTGFTATEPADIISDVALFYDIYAAGDTRRDVSYAKQLPIPGTANVYTFPKPIFKKYLDLTNLATPSNVSINFPIIRYADILLSLAEAINEQGAPTPEAYELINQVRRRAFGKPINTTDVTVDLTGLTQTSFRAALQEERKKEFVQEGQRWFDLVRWGTLVTEVKKVLAKNSVSERNNLYPIPQSERNIDPIGLPQNPGY, from the coding sequence ATGAAAAAGATTTTTATAACATTCCTATTGAGTGCCGGACTATTGGCATCGTGCACCGATTTAGAGGTCACCCCTACCTCATTTGTAACCGAAGACAACTACTTTAAAACTCAGGACGATGCCATTGCGAGTGTAACTGCTGTTTATGCTTCATTGAGCCTTGATCCGGGAGAACAGAGTTTATTTGGCCGAAATTTATATTTCCTGACCGACATGGCATCTGATTATGCCGCAGCGGGAGTTTCGGCAACCAATCCGCAGGTGAGAGCTTTAAGCAGCCTGACTCATGATGCCACTTCTGATCGTGTTCAGGTGGCCTGGCGTCAAATCTACGCCGGAATAAACAGAGCCAATGTTGCTATCGATAATATACCAAAAGTAGCCGGTTCAGACGCTGTTAAAAACAGATTGATTCTCGAGGCTAAATTCATCCGGGGTTTATTGTATTTTCAGGCAGTACGCCTTTGGGGCGGAGTTCCAATTGTATTGCATGAGCCTACTTCTATTCAATTGGAAAGTTTAAAATCGAAAAGAGCCACTGTAGCGGAAGTTTATACCCAAATTATTTCAGATTTAAAAGATGCTGAAGCATTACCATCCACTTATCCTGCAACAGATGCCGGACGTGCTACAGCGGGAGCAGCAAAAGCCATTCTGACCAAAGTTTATCTCACAAGAAAAGACTATCCGAATGCTATTTTAAAAGCCAGAGAAGTCATCAATGGCGGTTATGGATATGCGCTTTTTGAAAATTTCCAGGATATTTTTACCAAAACCAAAAAGAACGGGAAAGAACACATTTTCTCCGTTCAGTTTGAACCCAATCAAGCTGGAAACGGCTCTAGCGGAAGTACTTTTCAGGCCACTTCTTTTACCGGATTCACGGCTACAGAACCTGCCGATATTATTTCGGATGTTGCTTTGTTTTATGATATTTATGCTGCCGGAGATACCAGAAGAGATGTAAGTTATGCCAAACAATTACCAATTCCTGGTACCGCAAACGTATATACTTTTCCGAAACCGATCTTCAAAAAGTATCTGGATTTAACAAATCTGGCCACTCCGTCTAACGTCTCAATCAATTTTCCGATAATTCGTTATGCCGACATTTTATTGTCTTTAGCGGAAGCCATAAACGAACAGGGAGCACCAACGCCCGAAGCCTACGAGTTAATCAATCAGGTAAGAAGAAGGGCTTTCGGGAAACCAATTAACACAACAGATGTTACGGTGGACTTAACCGGATTAACACAAACGTCTTTCAGGGCTGCCCTACAGGAAGAGCGCAAAAAAGAATTTGTTCAGGAAGGACAACGCTGGTTTGATTTGGTTCGCTGGGGAACTTTGGTTACCGAAGTCAAAAAAGTACTGGCCAAAAATTCTGTTTCCGAACGAAATAATTTATACCCGATTCCACAAAGCGAAAGAAACATCGATCCAATCGGATTACCACAAAACCCCGGATATTAA
- a CDS encoding arylsulfatase has translation MKNFKPNSKIKSPQKGLLFTALLAAQFNFAQNNPNADFKGVIGKTLADSKEYWPEPVKAPTGAPNIVWILLDDVGFGASSAFGGLIQTPTFDNLANNGLRYTNFHTTAICAPTRSAILTGRNSGKVHVSGFSHTVLSAGFPGWDGRIPSDKGTIAEILRDKGYNTFAVGKYGLTPDEEATDAGPFDRWPTGKGFEHFYGFLGSQTDQYKPDLVEDNAHVTPDGRHLTDQITDKAISYITKQHKAAPDKPFFLYYAPGAVHAPHQVAESWSEPYKGKFDEGWDAYREKVLANQKKLGVVPANAVLPERNPLITDWKKLTPDQKKVYARFMEVYAGYLTYTDHEIGRIVEHLKQTNQLDNTLIFVAIGDNGASKEGTTQGTINQSLFAQGGSDEENLQKNLNNIGEIGTAKGLNTNYPLGWAQATNVPFKNWKQDAQSEGGTRNPLIVFYPKGIKDKGGIRNQYSHVTDLLPTTLDIAGIKAPEYIREIKQDAIQGSTFYASLNDAKAPSLHTVQYYYIFGNRAIYKDGWKAGAAHLPDSFAVKKSLGKNEKPAESNFDADVWELYNLNEDFNERNDLAKKYPEKLAELKKLFDEQAKENNVYPLIDWQDVYNRRIHNTTADKGKTLQDLIQQATRPGNSK, from the coding sequence ATGAAAAATTTTAAACCCAATAGTAAAATTAAAAGTCCGCAAAAAGGGCTTTTATTTACTGCCTTGCTTGCAGCACAATTTAATTTTGCGCAAAACAATCCCAATGCTGATTTTAAAGGCGTTATAGGTAAAACTTTAGCCGATTCGAAAGAATATTGGCCTGAGCCTGTAAAAGCACCAACGGGTGCCCCAAATATTGTCTGGATCTTGCTGGATGATGTTGGATTTGGTGCCTCTAGTGCTTTTGGAGGCCTTATTCAAACGCCCACTTTTGACAATCTGGCGAATAATGGTTTACGCTACACGAATTTTCACACTACAGCCATTTGTGCTCCTACCCGTTCTGCTATTTTAACGGGAAGAAATTCGGGAAAAGTACACGTAAGCGGATTCTCTCACACCGTTTTATCGGCTGGTTTCCCTGGTTGGGACGGAAGAATTCCATCTGATAAAGGTACGATTGCCGAAATCCTGAGAGACAAAGGATACAATACTTTTGCCGTAGGAAAATACGGTTTGACTCCTGATGAAGAAGCAACTGATGCCGGACCATTTGACAGATGGCCTACCGGAAAAGGCTTCGAACACTTCTACGGTTTCTTAGGGTCACAAACCGATCAGTACAAACCGGATTTGGTGGAAGACAATGCACACGTTACTCCTGACGGAAGACATTTAACCGACCAGATTACAGACAAAGCCATTAGCTATATCACCAAACAGCACAAGGCTGCACCAGACAAACCTTTCTTTTTGTACTATGCACCTGGCGCTGTTCACGCACCTCATCAGGTGGCAGAATCCTGGAGCGAACCTTACAAAGGAAAATTTGATGAAGGCTGGGATGCTTATCGCGAAAAAGTACTGGCCAACCAGAAAAAATTAGGTGTAGTTCCTGCTAACGCTGTATTGCCGGAGCGTAACCCGTTGATTACCGACTGGAAAAAACTAACACCCGATCAAAAGAAAGTGTACGCCAGATTCATGGAAGTCTATGCCGGATATCTTACCTATACCGATCATGAAATTGGACGTATCGTCGAACATTTAAAACAAACCAATCAACTCGATAATACTTTAATTTTTGTGGCAATTGGCGACAATGGTGCCAGTAAAGAAGGTACTACACAAGGAACCATCAACCAAAGTCTGTTTGCTCAGGGCGGATCTGATGAAGAAAACCTTCAGAAAAACTTAAACAACATTGGTGAAATCGGAACGGCAAAAGGACTCAATACCAATTATCCGTTGGGATGGGCTCAGGCCACCAATGTTCCGTTTAAAAACTGGAAACAAGATGCACAATCGGAAGGAGGAACGCGCAATCCGTTGATCGTTTTTTATCCAAAAGGAATTAAAGACAAAGGCGGAATCAGAAATCAATACAGCCACGTAACCGATCTGCTGCCGACAACTTTAGACATTGCCGGAATTAAAGCTCCGGAATATATCAGAGAAATAAAACAAGATGCTATTCAGGGCTCTACCTTTTATGCTTCGCTAAACGATGCCAAAGCACCTTCTTTGCATACCGTTCAGTACTACTATATTTTCGGAAACAGAGCCATCTACAAAGATGGCTGGAAAGCGGGAGCAGCTCACCTGCCGGACTCTTTTGCGGTAAAAAAATCATTGGGTAAAAACGAAAAACCGGCCGAAAGTAATTTTGACGCAGACGTATGGGAATTGTACAACCTGAACGAAGATTTCAACGAACGTAACGATCTGGCTAAAAAATATCCTGAAAAATTAGCCGAACTTAAAAAACTGTTTGATGAACAAGCCAAAGAAAACAATGTTTATCCATTGATTGACTGGCAGGATGTGTACAACAGAAGAATACACAACACCACAGCCGACAAAGGAAAAACATTACAGGATCTCATCCAACAGGCGACCAGACCCGGAAATTCAAAATAA
- a CDS encoding sterol desaturase family protein, with amino-acid sequence MVILGIIEFTAGLYDDQWTGQERKVDIICFLAPKLLLPPVIAFFSLTALPYLIPNLANSLSWVPFWGGFFLIAVADDLTQYWYHRLHHQVPFLWRFHRTHHSAPYMGMAMASRQNFIYTIFFSQIYLTATLTFLGLGLPALFVLVIKSFITLGAHSSIAWDKPFYKYKVLHPIAWVLERLISTPATHHAHHADTSGDGVGHFKGNFGNMFFIWDIIFGTGLITRKFPKSYGMKSYKQEEWYAQFLWPIFKSKKEGSALAEGVLAVPIRQKVEKTVPHPAYYEQVQS; translated from the coding sequence ATGGTGATTCTGGGTATTATCGAATTTACAGCAGGTTTATACGACGATCAATGGACGGGTCAGGAACGCAAAGTAGATATCATTTGTTTTCTGGCTCCTAAATTGCTTTTGCCTCCGGTAATTGCTTTTTTCAGTCTTACTGCATTGCCGTATTTAATTCCCAATCTCGCCAACTCGCTTTCGTGGGTTCCGTTTTGGGGAGGTTTTTTCCTTATCGCAGTAGCCGATGATTTAACGCAGTATTGGTACCATCGCTTACACCATCAGGTTCCTTTTTTATGGCGTTTTCACCGCACACACCACTCCGCTCCGTACATGGGTATGGCCATGGCTTCCAGACAAAACTTTATTTATACAATTTTCTTTTCGCAGATTTACTTAACGGCAACTTTAACTTTTTTAGGTTTAGGATTACCTGCATTGTTTGTATTAGTGATCAAAAGTTTTATCACTTTAGGCGCTCACTCCAGTATTGCTTGGGACAAACCCTTTTACAAATACAAAGTTTTACATCCGATTGCGTGGGTTCTGGAACGTTTAATTTCGACTCCTGCAACTCATCACGCACATCATGCGGATACCAGCGGTGATGGTGTAGGACATTTTAAAGGCAACTTTGGTAATATGTTCTTTATTTGGGATATCATTTTCGGAACAGGTTTAATCACCAGAAAATTTCCAAAATCGTACGGAATGAAGTCCTACAAACAAGAAGAATGGTACGCACAGTTTCTTTGGCCTATCTTCAAATCCAAAAAAGAAGGAAGTGCTTTGGCTGAGGGGGTATTAGCAGTTCCAATACGCCAAAAAGTAGAAAAAACAGTACCCCATCCGGCTTACTACGAGCAGGTTCAATCTTGA
- a CDS encoding thioredoxin domain-containing protein, translating into MIKNKTIQNSIAIVILFLSGISFAQQKASNTVSLDVFYAKIQSEKKPQIIDARGPEEFALNHINGAQNFNLESKDYAKRIAALDKKRPVFTYSIGAGRSVWLADELLKNGFKEAYSLEGGIANWIGNGKPFYANSKSKLTLAEYNKIIAENNDVLVDIGSVYCGACKKVKPVLETIRAQYGSNLKIVEIDLEDSPQVIADLKTVKVFPTLILYQKGKIVFKKEGLGDLKNDVDVALASK; encoded by the coding sequence ATGATAAAAAATAAAACAATCCAAAACAGTATCGCTATTGTGATACTGTTTTTATCCGGAATTAGTTTTGCACAGCAAAAAGCATCCAACACCGTCTCATTAGACGTTTTTTATGCTAAAATTCAAAGCGAAAAAAAACCACAGATCATTGACGCACGCGGTCCTGAAGAATTCGCTCTTAATCATATCAATGGAGCACAAAATTTTAATTTGGAATCGAAAGACTATGCCAAACGCATTGCTGCCTTAGATAAAAAAAGACCGGTTTTTACCTACTCAATTGGTGCAGGCAGAAGTGTCTGGCTCGCAGATGAATTACTTAAAAATGGTTTCAAAGAAGCTTATAGTTTAGAAGGCGGAATTGCCAACTGGATTGGAAACGGGAAACCCTTTTATGCCAATTCAAAAAGCAAACTAACCTTAGCCGAATACAATAAAATCATTGCAGAAAATAATGATGTTCTCGTTGATATTGGTTCTGTTTACTGCGGTGCCTGCAAAAAAGTAAAACCTGTTTTAGAAACCATCAGAGCACAATACGGAAGCAATTTAAAAATCGTGGAAATCGATTTGGAAGACAGCCCTCAGGTAATCGCCGACTTAAAAACGGTAAAAGTTTTTCCTACTTTAATTTTATACCAAAAAGGCAAAATTGTTTTCAAAAAAGAAGGTCTCGGAGATTTAAAAAATGATGTAGATGTCGCTTTGGCTTCCAAATAA